Proteins co-encoded in one Flavivirga eckloniae genomic window:
- a CDS encoding zinc metalloprotease, which yields MPHKKISLLITIIIFIVCHSACSKDDNPPNDNPPIEEPQEKDVPFDEVITIPVVVHVVNYKPDPFTISDEKIKSQIYVLNQDFRKKNPDHLKTPDEFSHLVADVGIEFYLATKDPNGNATTGIVRTETDRKLEEDDVFFTEKGGQDAWPSDKYLNIWIRDVKDRNGNLAFLGSAQFPGGDPRTDGIIVEVSVFGTLPPLAPRYNLGRTATHEIGHWLNLFHIYGEHGSCEKGDLVDDTPNQKSDYVGNPTHPQKSCNSNDMFMNFMDKVDDQSMYMFTIGQKRRIRDLFNPDGLRRKLYLNNKSN from the coding sequence ATGCCCCATAAAAAAATTTCCTTATTAATAACAATAATCATTTTTATTGTATGTCATTCTGCTTGTAGTAAAGATGACAACCCTCCTAATGACAATCCTCCTATTGAAGAACCTCAAGAAAAAGATGTTCCTTTTGATGAAGTAATCACAATACCTGTAGTGGTACATGTGGTTAATTATAAACCTGATCCATTTACCATTAGTGATGAAAAAATCAAATCACAAATTTATGTATTAAATCAAGATTTTAGAAAAAAGAATCCTGATCATTTAAAAACACCTGATGAATTTAGTCATTTAGTAGCCGATGTGGGTATTGAGTTTTATTTGGCAACCAAAGATCCTAATGGTAATGCTACAACGGGAATCGTTAGAACAGAAACTGATCGCAAATTGGAGGAAGATGATGTATTTTTTACAGAAAAAGGCGGACAGGATGCATGGCCTAGTGATAAATATTTAAATATTTGGATTAGAGATGTTAAGGATCGTAATGGAAATCTAGCCTTTCTTGGCAGCGCTCAATTTCCAGGAGGGGACCCAAGAACAGATGGCATAATAGTTGAAGTCTCTGTATTTGGAACATTGCCTCCATTAGCCCCCAGATATAATTTAGGTAGAACGGCTACGCACGAAATTGGACACTGGTTGAATTTGTTTCATATATACGGGGAACATGGTAGTTGTGAAAAAGGAGACTTAGTCGATGACACACCTAATCAAAAATCTGACTATGTAGGAAACCCAACACACCCTCAAAAGTCATGTAACAGCAACGATATGTTTATGAACTTTATGGATAAAGTAGATGATCAATCCATGTATATGTTTACCATTGGACAAAAAAGAAGAATACGAGACCTTTTTAATCCAGATGGCTTAAGAAGGAAACTATATCTTAACAATAAGTCAAATTAA
- a CDS encoding M43 family zinc metalloprotease, translated as MPHKKNSLLITIIIFIVCHSACSKDDNPPNNNPPIEKPQEKDVPFDEVITIPIVVHVVNYKPDPFTISDEKIKSQIYVLNQDFRKKNPDHLKTPDEFSHLVADVGIEFKLADTDPNGNATTGIIRTESDVIASDGHSIEGDTPITELRLYFTDKGGQDAWPNDKYLNIWIADYSTSNGRLTLPGYANPPGSDPRIDGVVMDPRVFGMLPPLHPAHKFGRTATHEIGHWLNLLHIYAGQRKCDSSDLVDDTPTQYESYSGNPTHPRKSCGSNDMFMNFMDYVNDESMYMFTIGQKKRMRDLFNPDGLRRKLYLNNKSKSN; from the coding sequence ATGCCCCATAAAAAAAATTCCTTATTAATAACAATAATCATTTTTATTGTATGTCATTCTGCTTGTAGTAAAGATGACAACCCTCCTAATAACAATCCTCCTATTGAAAAACCTCAAGAAAAAGATGTTCCTTTTGATGAAGTAATCACAATACCTATAGTGGTACATGTGGTTAATTATAAACCTGATCCATTTACCATTAGTGATGAAAAAATCAAATCACAAATTTATGTATTAAATCAAGATTTTAGAAAAAAGAATCCTGATCATTTAAAAACACCTGATGAATTTAGTCATTTAGTAGCCGACGTGGGCATTGAATTCAAACTTGCTGATACCGATCCTAATGGTAATGCTACAACGGGAATCATTAGAACAGAAAGTGATGTTATCGCCAGTGATGGTCACTCTATCGAAGGAGATACACCTATTACAGAGTTAAGGTTATATTTTACAGATAAAGGTGGACAAGATGCTTGGCCTAATGACAAATACTTAAATATTTGGATTGCAGATTATAGCACTTCTAATGGTAGGTTAACACTTCCTGGTTATGCCAATCCACCAGGTTCAGACCCAAGAATAGATGGTGTAGTGATGGATCCGAGAGTTTTCGGAATGCTACCTCCATTACACCCCGCACATAAATTTGGCAGAACAGCGACCCACGAAATTGGCCATTGGCTTAACCTATTACACATTTATGCTGGTCAAAGAAAGTGCGATTCTTCAGATCTTGTAGACGATACTCCAACTCAATATGAATCTTACTCTGGAAACCCTACTCATCCTCGAAAGTCATGTGGTAGCAATGATATGTTTATGAATTTTATGGATTATGTGAATGACGAGTCCATGTATATGTTTACCATTGGACAGAAAAAAAGAATGCGAGACCTTTTTAATCCAGATGGCTTAAGAAGGAAACTATATCTTAACAATAAATCAAAGTCAAATTAA
- the lipB gene encoding lipoyl(octanoyl) transferase LipB, protein MNKQIELQDLGLKDYKQTWDYQEALFKAIVDTKIKNRREEAGLQTKNHFLFVEHPHVYTLGKSGDLSNLLLNEKQLIEKGATFYKINRGGDITYHGPGQVVGYPILDLENFFTDIHKYLRFLEEMIILTLAEYGLKAERSKGETGVWLDVGTPFARKICAMGVRASRWVTMHGFALNVNANLGYFDNIIPCGIRGKAVTSLNVELGKKEVSMEDVKEKLLKHFVNLFEAEFIRV, encoded by the coding sequence TTGAATAAGCAAATTGAACTACAAGATTTAGGCTTAAAAGATTATAAACAAACTTGGGATTACCAGGAAGCATTGTTTAAAGCCATTGTAGATACCAAAATTAAAAACAGGCGAGAAGAAGCAGGTTTGCAAACGAAGAATCATTTTTTGTTTGTAGAGCATCCGCATGTTTATACTCTAGGTAAAAGCGGCGATTTGTCTAATTTGCTTTTAAACGAAAAACAGCTTATTGAAAAAGGGGCTACTTTTTATAAAATTAACCGCGGAGGTGATATTACTTATCACGGCCCGGGGCAAGTTGTAGGGTATCCTATCTTAGATTTAGAAAACTTTTTTACAGACATACACAAGTACCTTCGGTTTTTAGAAGAAATGATTATACTAACTCTTGCAGAGTATGGTTTAAAAGCAGAACGCAGTAAGGGAGAAACGGGAGTATGGTTAGATGTAGGAACACCCTTTGCTCGTAAAATTTGTGCTATGGGAGTGAGAGCGAGTCGTTGGGTAACGATGCATGGTTTTGCACTAAATGTAAATGCTAACTTGGGGTATTTTGATAATATTATCCCCTGTGGTATTCGTGGTAAAGCTGTAACATCTTTAAATGTAGAGCTAGGTAAAAAAGAAGTCTCCATGGAAGACGTAAAGGAAAAACTTCTAAAACATTTTGTTAATCTGTTTGAAGCAGAATTTATAAGAGTTTAA
- a CDS encoding YqaE/Pmp3 family membrane protein, translating to MSFWRVLLSIICPPLAVLDKGCGSIFIVFLLWLCGWVPGVIAALVIINNPNR from the coding sequence ATGAGTTTTTGGAGAGTTTTACTATCTATAATTTGTCCTCCCTTGGCTGTTCTCGATAAGGGTTGTGGCTCTATATTTATTGTCTTTTTATTATGGCTTTGCGGCTGGGTACCAGGAGTTATAGCAGCACTTGTTATTATAAATAACCCAAATAGATAA
- the lysS gene encoding lysine--tRNA ligase, giving the protein MSQLSEQELVRREKLAKLRALGINPYPADLYPVNHTSKQVKDEFEEGKQVIVAGRLMMIKVQGKASFAQLQDAEGKIQVYFNRDEICPGEDKEKYNEVFKKLIDFGDFIGIEGELFTTKVGEKTVKVKNFTLLSKALKPLPLPKEKDGVVYDAFTDPEQRYRQRYADLAVNPQVKDVFVKRTKLFNAMREFFNNSGYFEVETPILQPIPGGAAARPFVTHHNALDIPLYMRIANELYLKRLIVGGFDGVYEFSKNFRNEGMDRTHNPEFTAMEIYVAYKDYNWMMDFCERLLEHCAIAVNGTTKATFGEHDIDFKAPYARVTMADSIKHFTGFDITGKTEDEIRQAAKDLGVEVDETMGKGKLIDEIFGEKCEGNYIQPTYITDYPKEMSPLCKEHRDNPELTERFELMVCGKEIANAYSELNDPIDQRERFEHQLKLAAKGDDEATEFIDHDFLRALEYGMPPTSGMGIGMDRLIMFLTNNQSIQEVLFFPQMRPEKKAPAISEEGKALLELLKKTERLALNDLKSQSGLSNKKWDKTIKELTKNSLAKVEKTDDGLFVEMT; this is encoded by the coding sequence ATGTCGCAATTATCAGAGCAAGAGCTTGTAAGAAGAGAAAAATTAGCAAAATTACGTGCATTGGGTATTAATCCCTACCCTGCAGACTTATACCCAGTAAACCATACCTCCAAACAGGTTAAAGATGAATTTGAAGAAGGCAAACAGGTTATTGTTGCTGGTAGGTTGATGATGATAAAAGTACAAGGAAAAGCTAGTTTTGCTCAATTACAAGATGCTGAAGGCAAAATACAGGTATATTTTAATCGCGATGAAATTTGTCCGGGAGAAGACAAAGAAAAATACAACGAAGTTTTTAAAAAACTTATAGATTTTGGAGACTTTATTGGTATTGAAGGCGAACTGTTTACAACAAAAGTAGGTGAGAAAACGGTTAAAGTTAAAAATTTCACCTTACTAAGTAAGGCTTTAAAACCCCTACCATTACCAAAGGAAAAAGATGGTGTTGTGTATGATGCGTTTACCGATCCAGAACAACGTTACAGACAGCGTTATGCAGATTTAGCAGTAAACCCGCAAGTAAAAGACGTTTTTGTAAAACGCACCAAACTGTTTAACGCCATGCGCGAGTTTTTTAATAACTCTGGATACTTTGAAGTTGAAACGCCTATTTTACAGCCAATACCTGGTGGTGCAGCTGCACGTCCTTTTGTAACACACCACAATGCTTTAGATATTCCGTTATACATGCGAATTGCTAACGAGCTATACTTAAAACGGTTAATTGTTGGTGGGTTTGATGGGGTATACGAGTTTTCTAAAAACTTTAGAAACGAAGGTATGGACAGAACTCATAACCCTGAGTTTACTGCCATGGAAATCTATGTGGCCTACAAAGATTACAATTGGATGATGGATTTTTGTGAACGTTTATTAGAGCATTGTGCTATAGCTGTAAACGGAACCACTAAAGCTACTTTTGGTGAACACGACATAGACTTTAAAGCGCCATATGCTCGTGTAACTATGGCAGACTCTATTAAGCATTTCACAGGATTTGACATTACAGGAAAAACCGAAGATGAAATTAGACAAGCTGCTAAGGATTTGGGTGTTGAAGTTGATGAAACTATGGGTAAAGGCAAACTTATCGATGAAATTTTTGGTGAAAAATGTGAGGGTAATTATATACAACCAACTTATATAACCGATTATCCTAAGGAGATGAGTCCACTTTGTAAAGAGCACAGAGATAATCCGGAATTAACCGAGCGTTTTGAGCTAATGGTTTGTGGTAAAGAAATTGCCAATGCTTATTCTGAGCTTAATGATCCTATTGACCAACGCGAACGTTTTGAACATCAGCTTAAATTAGCTGCTAAGGGTGATGACGAAGCTACAGAGTTTATCGATCATGACTTTTTACGTGCTTTAGAGTATGGTATGCCTCCAACATCTGGTATGGGCATAGGTATGGATAGATTAATTATGTTTTTAACCAATAACCAGTCGATACAAGAGGTATTGTTCTTCCCACAAATGCGACCAGAAAAGAAAGCTCCGGCCATAAGTGAAGAAGGAAAAGCACTTTTAGAGCTCCTGAAGAAAACTGAGCGTTTAGCGCTTAACGATCTTAAATCGCAGTCTGGCTTATCGAATAAAAAATGGGACAAAACTATTAAAGAGCTAACTAAAAATAGTTTAGCCAAAGTTGAAAAAACAGATGATGGTTTATTTGTTGAGATGACTTAA
- a CDS encoding alpha/beta hydrolase encodes MLNTRQRKIKRRLKRLAIVLISLYIIGGAFLYFEQEKILFHPSVLPQDFNYEFPYPFEELFLQTDGANINALHFKIDNPKGVVLYFHGNAGDLSRWGIVTQFFVKKQYDVLVIDYRTYGKSTGELSESALYNDSQYCYDYLKQHYSESDITVYGRSLGTGMATYVASKNKPKQLILETPYYSMTDVAKSKFPIFPIEYMLKYKLPSYKFISQVNCPISMFHGTNDRIVPYESAQKLFKEAPAAHTTFTTLDGGSHFNLIKHETFLKRANQIL; translated from the coding sequence ATGTTAAACACGCGTCAAAGAAAAATAAAACGAAGGCTTAAAAGGTTAGCCATTGTTTTAATTAGTTTATATATTATAGGAGGAGCCTTCCTATATTTCGAGCAAGAGAAAATACTATTTCATCCTTCGGTATTACCACAAGATTTTAATTACGAATTTCCATATCCTTTTGAGGAACTGTTTTTACAGACCGATGGCGCAAATATTAACGCTCTACATTTTAAAATAGACAACCCCAAAGGTGTTGTATTATACTTTCATGGCAATGCAGGTGATTTATCCCGTTGGGGAATAGTTACCCAGTTTTTTGTTAAAAAACAGTATGATGTTTTAGTCATAGATTATAGAACTTATGGAAAAAGCACAGGCGAGTTAAGTGAATCGGCTTTATACAACGATTCGCAATATTGTTACGATTATTTAAAGCAGCACTATTCGGAAAGTGATATTACCGTTTATGGAAGATCCTTGGGAACGGGTATGGCTACTTATGTGGCATCAAAGAACAAGCCCAAGCAATTAATTTTAGAAACACCATATTATAGTATGACGGATGTGGCAAAATCTAAGTTTCCCATTTTTCCTATAGAGTACATGCTAAAATATAAACTTCCTAGCTATAAATTTATATCTCAGGTAAATTGCCCGATATCTATGTTTCATGGGACTAATGATAGGATTGTGCCTTATGAATCTGCCCAAAAACTATTTAAAGAAGCTCCGGCTGCTCACACTACTTTTACAACACTAGATGGCGGGAGTCATTTTAACCTGATAAAGCATGAGACTTTTTTGAAAAGGGCAAATCAGATTTTATAG
- a CDS encoding alpha/beta hydrolase → MPYWLYITIIVLVAYIAISIALYYLQDYMLFKPEKLPADFQFNYDNQAFKEYNLETRDGAMINGVRFFPKGESKGVVLYLKGNSKSIKGWGKFAVDFTRHGYNVLMVDYRGFGKSTGRRSQKAIKRDLQVIYNKIKELTAEDKIILYGRSLGSGFAAKLASMNHPKMLILDAPYYSLTKVTARYAPFMPLSILLKYPLPTYKWLKYVQCPIHIIHGTNDKLIPFKTSIKLSKVNPKLTKLHSVIGGGHKNLNNFESYHKMIHEILNRVPEKIDLSTTSIHVKHASKKNKTKA, encoded by the coding sequence ATGCCTTATTGGTTATACATAACTATAATTGTTTTGGTTGCTTATATAGCAATTAGTATTGCATTGTACTATCTACAAGACTATATGCTCTTTAAGCCTGAAAAACTTCCCGCGGATTTTCAGTTTAATTATGACAATCAAGCGTTTAAGGAGTATAATTTGGAAACAAGAGATGGGGCAATGATCAATGGCGTTCGGTTTTTTCCAAAAGGAGAAAGCAAGGGTGTTGTGTTGTATTTAAAAGGAAACTCAAAAAGTATTAAAGGTTGGGGCAAATTTGCAGTCGATTTCACCAGGCATGGTTATAATGTTTTAATGGTCGATTATCGCGGTTTTGGCAAAAGCACAGGAAGGCGATCGCAAAAAGCCATTAAACGGGATTTGCAAGTTATTTACAATAAGATAAAAGAACTTACTGCCGAAGATAAAATTATACTTTATGGCAGATCTCTAGGTTCTGGATTTGCTGCCAAGCTAGCCTCCATGAATCACCCCAAAATGCTTATTTTAGATGCTCCTTATTATAGTTTAACCAAGGTGACAGCACGTTATGCGCCTTTTATGCCGCTATCGATTTTACTAAAATATCCGTTGCCAACTTATAAATGGTTAAAGTATGTACAATGCCCCATACACATTATACATGGAACGAACGATAAACTTATTCCGTTTAAAACTAGCATAAAACTATCAAAGGTAAATCCTAAACTTACTAAATTGCATTCTGTTATAGGCGGCGGACACAAAAATTTAAATAACTTTGAATCGTATCATAAAATGATTCATGAAATTCTAAATAGAGTTCCAGAAAAAATAGATTTATCAACTACAAGTATACATGTTAAACACGCGTCAAAGAAAAATAAAACGAAGGCTTAA
- a CDS encoding GDYXXLXY domain-containing protein: protein MKTIHIFIIFIILALVQLFVPAQMIFNQERILEQGKAYKFKTRPVDPNDPFRGKYITLNYEIDSYKTKDSLWKRNDIIYVYLNNDGSGYAKIDTVGRALIPNKDNDYFKAKAGWYSKYSNKLSIQFPFNRYYMEETKAKDAEVAVRDRQRDSLPNNTYALVYIKDGEAVLNDVIIDDISIKEYVEKNASK from the coding sequence ATGAAAACAATACACATATTCATAATATTTATAATTCTGGCACTGGTACAATTATTTGTGCCGGCTCAGATGATTTTTAATCAAGAAAGAATTTTGGAACAAGGAAAGGCGTACAAGTTTAAAACACGACCTGTAGATCCGAACGATCCCTTTAGAGGAAAGTATATAACCCTTAATTATGAAATCGATTCGTATAAAACCAAGGATTCTTTATGGAAACGAAACGATATAATTTATGTTTATCTAAATAACGATGGTTCGGGATATGCTAAAATTGATACAGTTGGTAGGGCTTTAATACCAAATAAGGATAACGATTACTTTAAAGCTAAGGCGGGATGGTATTCAAAATATTCGAATAAGCTAAGTATACAGTTTCCGTTTAACCGATATTATATGGAAGAAACCAAAGCGAAAGATGCAGAGGTAGCCGTAAGAGATAGACAACGGGATTCCTTACCAAATAATACGTATGCATTAGTTTATATTAAAGATGGAGAAGCTGTTTTAAACGATGTTATAATTGACGATATATCGATTAAGGAATATGTAGAAAAAAACGCTTCGAAGTAA
- a CDS encoding DUF2157 domain-containing protein: MNSKIQKDIKELVAEQVITKETASNIESYYQSKQRNLSSKLLTIFAVLGSTLVGLGIILILAHNWDDFSRTIKTVFAFIPLMIGQVIAGYSIIKNKGTAWKEASGVFLFFAVGASIALVSQIYNISGDLSQYLLTWILLSLPLVYLLKSNALVILQIVFITSYVCNLSYFSGNKTPWMYCVLLVSLLPHYYKLLKHKALHNITSVFNWLMPLSIIIVMGAFIKGGDNFWFLIYMLLFGILYGIGKIPFFNNQKLRRNGYLVLGSLGTVYMLLLSSFDWLWEGVFKREMNFNSQAFYVALILFCLVILLLVYSYSKKWIRDFNLFRYTPIFFTLFFIISSFSPGISIILVNLLVLILGIMVVKTGADTLHFGVLNYGLLIITALIVCRFFDTDISFVLRGLLFVGVGIAFFITNYIMIKKQRTLKK, encoded by the coding sequence ATGAATTCAAAAATTCAAAAGGATATAAAAGAACTTGTTGCAGAACAGGTTATAACAAAAGAGACTGCTTCAAACATAGAGTCTTATTACCAATCGAAGCAGCGTAATTTGTCGAGTAAACTGCTAACCATTTTTGCAGTATTGGGTTCTACATTAGTAGGGTTAGGAATTATATTAATATTGGCTCATAACTGGGATGATTTTTCAAGAACCATAAAAACTGTTTTTGCTTTTATACCCTTAATGATAGGGCAGGTCATTGCAGGGTATTCTATTATAAAAAATAAAGGAACTGCCTGGAAAGAAGCTTCTGGAGTGTTTCTGTTTTTCGCTGTAGGCGCTAGTATTGCTTTAGTGAGTCAGATTTATAACATCTCGGGAGACTTAAGTCAATATTTACTAACATGGATTTTGCTTAGTTTACCGTTAGTTTATCTTTTAAAATCTAACGCGCTGGTTATATTACAAATTGTTTTTATAACGAGTTACGTTTGTAACTTAAGTTATTTTTCTGGTAATAAAACACCATGGATGTATTGTGTTTTATTAGTCTCGTTACTACCGCACTATTATAAATTATTAAAACATAAAGCATTACATAATATAACTTCGGTTTTTAATTGGCTTATGCCTTTAAGTATTATTATTGTAATGGGGGCTTTTATTAAAGGCGGCGATAACTTTTGGTTTTTAATTTATATGCTCTTATTTGGGATATTATACGGCATAGGAAAAATACCGTTTTTTAATAATCAAAAATTAAGACGAAATGGTTACTTGGTATTAGGTTCTTTAGGAACCGTGTATATGTTGCTATTATCGAGTTTTGATTGGCTTTGGGAGGGCGTTTTTAAACGTGAGATGAATTTTAACTCACAAGCATTTTACGTAGCGTTGATACTTTTTTGTTTGGTAATACTGCTATTAGTTTATTCGTATTCGAAAAAATGGATTCGTGATTTTAACCTTTTCCGATACACTCCCATATTTTTTACACTCTTCTTTATAATTAGTTCGTTTAGTCCGGGAATCTCAATAATACTGGTAAATCTGCTTGTTTTAATATTGGGAATTATGGTCGTTAAAACGGGGGCAGATACATTGCATTTCGGTGTTTTAAATTATGGTTTGTTAATCATTACAGCGCTAATTGTTTGTCGTTTTTTCGATACAGATATAAGTTTTGTACTTAGAGGGCTGCTATTTGTTGGTGTTGGAATCGCTTTCTTCATAACCAATTATATCATGATAAAAAAACAGAGAACTCTAAAAAAATAA
- a CDS encoding CPBP family intramembrane glutamic endopeptidase: MKPNLTKDLIEFSDIKLIRPVSDKTRIAEIFGVILTAIGKFIFMDYLNWRLLYVVFAIVSWTLYIIYRYKTERGIIKYWGFRTDNIKSILKLMAPFGGISVMLFLGIGYYQNTINLTWHILPLLITYPIWGSIQQFLIIGLIAGNLHELNNRKLNRSLIIIITAILFSVVHYPSMWLMLGTFILALFYGYVYLKVKNIYVMGVFHGWLGTLFYFTVVNRDPFQEVFLKLLN; encoded by the coding sequence ATGAAACCAAACCTCACAAAAGATTTAATAGAGTTTTCGGATATTAAATTAATTAGACCTGTTTCAGATAAGACGAGAATAGCTGAAATATTTGGAGTTATCCTAACCGCCATCGGAAAATTTATTTTTATGGATTATCTTAATTGGAGACTGCTCTATGTTGTTTTTGCAATTGTATCATGGACGCTGTACATTATTTATAGATATAAAACTGAAAGAGGCATTATTAAATATTGGGGGTTTAGAACCGACAATATTAAGAGTATTTTAAAATTAATGGCACCTTTTGGGGGTATTTCGGTTATGCTATTTCTCGGTATTGGTTACTATCAAAATACAATTAACTTAACATGGCATATTTTACCGCTTTTAATAACATATCCTATTTGGGGTAGTATTCAGCAGTTTTTAATTATTGGTTTAATTGCAGGGAATTTACATGAATTAAATAATAGAAAATTAAACAGAAGTTTAATTATAATTATAACAGCAATATTGTTTTCTGTGGTTCATTATCCTTCAATGTGGCTAATGTTAGGAACATTTATTCTGGCATTATTTTATGGATATGTGTATTTAAAGGTTAAAAATATATATGTCATGGGCGTGTTTCATGGATGGTTAGGAACTCTATTTTATTTTACTGTGGTTAATAGAGATCCGTTTCAGGAAGTATTCTTAAAACTTTTAAATTAA
- the yiaA gene encoding inner membrane protein YiaA: protein MNYQTTVSVDEKSKETKPKKEKKVYDQKPTSAFIGASWAALLVGIVSYCIGLWNADMLLNEKGYYFTILLFGLFSVISVQKAVRDKLENIPVTDIYYSISWFTTVISIVLLIIGLWNADLLLSEKGFYAMSFLLSLFSAIAVQKNTRDVQYIERSAEDKK from the coding sequence ATGAATTATCAAACAACAGTTTCGGTTGATGAAAAATCGAAAGAAACAAAACCTAAAAAGGAAAAGAAAGTTTATGATCAAAAACCAACGTCAGCTTTTATAGGAGCGTCTTGGGCTGCATTGTTAGTAGGAATAGTGTCTTATTGTATTGGTTTATGGAATGCCGATATGTTATTAAATGAAAAAGGCTATTATTTTACGATTCTTCTTTTTGGATTGTTTTCGGTAATCTCGGTTCAAAAAGCAGTTCGAGATAAGTTGGAAAATATTCCTGTTACAGATATTTATTATAGTATCAGTTGGTTTACAACAGTAATCTCCATTGTGTTATTGATTATTGGTCTTTGGAATGCCGATTTACTTTTAAGTGAAAAAGGATTTTATGCTATGTCATTTCTTTTAAGCTTGTTTTCTGCCATTGCTGTACAGAAGAATACAAGAGATGTGCAGTATATAGAAAGAAGCGCAGAAGATAAAAAATAG